The Planctomycetota bacterium genomic sequence GTCGTGTGGTTTGTTTCGGCCGGATGATCGTACCAAAAAGGGGCCCAGGAGAGTCGCCAAGCGACAGCCAACCAGCGGCGGCAAACACCTGCCCCCGCAGGTCCGCCGGATGTCAGGAACGAACATTCCTGCCTTCCCCATCCCCCTTCCAATCATATGCATACTAGCTGCGGGCGGAATTAGCAACTTGAGCCGCGGTTTCAGGGACGTTTGGACCGCCGCCCGGCGGGCGGTGTTGGGGGCTAGCCAGTGCAATCGCGATGATCCCGCGCATTCCATCGGCGATTTCGCCCGCCGAGCGTTGACCCTGTGCGGCGCGCGATTTACCATGAGTTGGTCCCACCTGAATCGCGTTCTTTCCGGCCGCGTCGCAATTCACATTCCCGTTGACGCACGCCCTAGACAATCCTTCACCGCCCAAGATTTCACCATGAATCTCCCCGCGCTTGGCTCCTCGGTTTCTGACATGGTTGACCGTCTGGCACGCCTCGGGTTTCTGGCGCGTCGAAGCCTGTTCATGCTGGCCCTGGGCGCGTGGTTGGCGCCGGCCGCGGTCTGGGCCCAGGAACCCGCCACGCCGGCTGCGCCGGGTGCCGCGGCCGCGGAAGACGAGCCCGAGGACATTTCGCGGATGACCAAGGACGGAGTAAAGGTGGTTGGCACCTATTACAAGAGCGACAAGGGGAAGGAAGCGATCCCCGTCATTTTGATTCACGGCGCCAATGGCAGCCGCAAGGAGATGGCCGCGCTGGCGGTTTACTTGAATAAGAATCACAACCACGCGGTCCTCAACATTGACCTCCGCGGCCACGGCGAAAGCACTCAGACGCGCGACATCAAGAAAAAGATTCTGGCCGAGTCGATGCCGCCGGTCGAGTACACCAACATGATCACCCAGGATCTCGAGACCTGGAAGGCGTATCTGATGGAGCTGAACAACGCCGGTAAGCTGAACATCGACAAGCTGGCGATGGTTGGTTCGGACATGGGGGCCATTGTGGCCATGTTGTTCGCCGATCAGGACTGGAGTTGGCCGGTGACCGTGGCCTCGAAGCAAGGTCAGGACGTCAAGGTGGTGGTGATGATCTCGCCCGACTTCAACTTCAAAACCTTGCGGATGAACCTGGCGTCTCGCTCCGAAGCGCGAACGGCAGTCTCATTGTTCATCGTGGTGGGTGGCGACGACACAAAGAGCACCAGCGACGCCACGCGGGTGTTGCAATTGTTTGAACGGGGGCGCCGGCCAACGACCGATCCGGCCGACAAGGACATCTTCCTGCACAAGGAAAAGACCCGCTTGCAGGGAACCAAGATGCTGGGTCAACCAGCCTTGGGAATCGACAAGTTCATCGGCGGCTTCATCGACCTTCGCGCCGGCAAGATCGGCGCCCCGTGGAAAGACCGCCCGAGCCCGCTCTAAGGCAGGGAATGAGCCACGGAGACACGGAGTTCACCGAGAAAGACACGGAGATAAAGTTGTTGAGTTCAGACAGTCAAGAACTACGTCCAACTCAGCTTGATATCTCTTAGTCCCTGCTCTTCCCTCTCATTCTCCGTGCCAACCTCCGCGCCGCTGTGTCTCCGTGGCTAATCCGAGCACGACTCATTGCGGGATCACCAGCGTCATCCCCTCGCGCAGATCGTCCGGCACGCGCAGCAAGTCCCGGTTGGCTTCAAACAGCCGCTGCGCTTCGCGCGGGTCGCCGTAGAATTGCCGGGCAATGCCCGCCAGCGTGTCGCTCGCCCGCACCTGATAGGTGCGCAGTCCGCGATGCTCGGGCAGGCTCTGGGTCCAGACCGTTTCGCCCGGCGCGGCGTTCGTGGCGCTGGTCGCGCCGCTGTAGCGAGGCTCGGTCGTCATCAGTTGCGCCTGGGACGGCGGCAGGACGGTCGGCTC encodes the following:
- a CDS encoding alpha/beta fold hydrolase, translating into MVDRLARLGFLARRSLFMLALGAWLAPAAVWAQEPATPAAPGAAAAEDEPEDISRMTKDGVKVVGTYYKSDKGKEAIPVILIHGANGSRKEMAALAVYLNKNHNHAVLNIDLRGHGESTQTRDIKKKILAESMPPVEYTNMITQDLETWKAYLMELNNAGKLNIDKLAMVGSDMGAIVAMLFADQDWSWPVTVASKQGQDVKVVVMISPDFNFKTLRMNLASRSEARTAVSLFIVVGGDDTKSTSDATRVLQLFERGRRPTTDPADKDIFLHKEKTRLQGTKMLGQPALGIDKFIGGFIDLRAGKIGAPWKDRPSPL